The Montipora foliosa isolate CH-2021 chromosome 1, ASM3666993v2, whole genome shotgun sequence genome has a window encoding:
- the LOC138007872 gene encoding uncharacterized protein — MVQLDFYMHAMTPPKILLFLLFTASYVERQDANRQLQQFVSSILQLLQEIDRCNGTPLDRETAEFLRLRLGGSIRHMHQVLTFIEGSPQFSQSEVNDIRNLARELELIKDLFERLPVFTPNCYRAPIQHTGAIGRPAYEISSEQIMLLHSCHFSWNNVASILGVSRWTIRRRANDLDIPPSFLTYSPIQDGDLQQMVQEELLSMPRCGERYMQGALRRRGIWVQRWRVRDALINLDPIGRACRWAQQIPRRPYRVPHPNFLWHIDSNLKLRHWRFVIHGGIDGYSRLIVYLRCSSNNRASTVLSLFREAINVWGLPSRVRADDGGENVAVGDVMIHFRGERRGSFITGPSVHNTRIERLWHEVVHCILYIFKNIFLHLEHIGVLNRNNDVDIFSLHYVYMPRINSALVHFVDMFNNHGLSTEHGLSPHQLWISGILQHHSSNYSGVRGVINDSMPADLVMYGDDPNAPLPQGDDNDLSGVEVPPISLHVPDHVLVVLHETFHPREEDGNQGMNVYIQVRQFLILYFGSTV; from the exons ATGGTACAACTTGACTTTTACATGCACGCAATGACGCCGCCAAAGATTCTCCTGTTTCTGTTGTTTACTGCGAGTTATGTGGAAAG GCAAGACGCCAACAGGCAATTGCAGCAGTTCGTGTCATCTATTTTGCAACTGTTGCAAGAAATAGATAGGTGTAACGGTACTCCTTTGGACAGGGAGACTGCAGAATTTTTGCGTCTCAGATTGGGTGGTTCGATTCGCCACATGCACCAGGTCCTTACTTTTATTGAAGGGTCTCCCCAATTTTCACAAAGTGAAGTTAATGACATTAGAAATCTTGCCAGAGAACTAGAGTTGATCAAAGATTTGTTCGAGAGATTGCCAGTTTTCACTCCTAACTGCTATAGGGCTCCTATCCAGCATACTGGTGCCATTGGCCGTCCAGCTTATGAAATATCCAGTGAACAGATAATGCTTTTGCATTCATGTCATTTTTCTTGGAACAATGTTGCAAGCATTTTGGGTGTTTCCAGATGGACCATACGAAGAAGGGCCAATGATCTTGATATACCACCTTCTTTTCTAACATATTCCCCCATTCAAGATGGAGACTTGCAACAAATGGTCCAAGAAGAACTTTTGTCAATGCCTCGTTGTGGGGAGCGCTACATGCAAGGTGCACTTAGACGACGTGGTATCTGGGTCCAGAGATGGAGGGTGCGAGATGCCCTGATCAACCTTGATCCTATTGGTCGAGCCTGCCGCTGGGCACAGCAGATTCCACGTAGACCTTACAGAGTGCCACATCCTAATTTTCTCTGGCACATAGATAGCAACCTAAAATTACGCCATTGGCGATTTGTGATCCATGGGGGTATTGACGGTTACTCCCGGTTAATTGTTTATCTCAGATGCAGTAGCAATAACAGGGCATCTACAGTGCTGTCATTGTTTAGAGAAGCAATTAATGTGTGGGGTCTGCCTTCACGTGTCAGAGCCGATGATGGAGGAGAAAATGTGGCTGTAGGGGATGTCATGATTCATTTTAGAGGGGAAAGGCGTGGAAGTTTTATCACAGGGCCAAGTGTTCACAACACAAGGATTGAGAGATTGTGGCATGAAGTGGTTCACTGCATTTtatacattttcaaaaatatatttttgcatttggaaCATATTGGTGTGCTCAATCGTAACAACGATGTAGACATATTTTCATTGCATTATGTTTACATGCCAAGGATCAACAGTGCTTTAGTACACTTTGTGGATATGTTCAATAATCATGGACTTTCCACAGAGCATGGGTTATCCCCACATCAGTTGTGGATTTCTGGCATTTTGCAACATCATTCATCCAATTACTCTGGTGTTAGAGGGGTCATCAATGACAGTATGCCTGCTGATCTGGTCATGTATGGAGATGACCCAAATGCACCCTTACCACAAGGGGAtgataatgatttatccggAGTAGAGGTGCCTCCAATCTCATTACATGTTCCAGATCATGTACTTGTGGTGTTGCATGAAACATTCCATCCAAGGGAAGAAGATGGAAACCAAGGAATGAATGTTTATATTCAAGTCAGGCaatttttaattctttattttggTTCTACAGTGTAA
- the LOC138007859 gene encoding uncharacterized protein yields the protein MSSLDSSSLSLSGSSRASQVHNAYNFNVVLLDPGVDKIPRRSTRKELGDNGRIVQLSLARGAQESAANEALVSAFPLLRGMQSRNGDDYFEILVTDKTSRNNLIPANAPDCGFTARELHKVAGQGSLYFRLVEAFPSQSQSPMQQGSSTGRRSRPGFVFRQSYLSGATTGRFRALEPEPIGRVSGSDAQFNIASSSNAERNTTSGDRFSFIPPRPYSSSGFGRPSVTRSMTTSTGTISTSTSTSTNGPVAGTRARLVSHPGGRGPSGSSNGTHTIRTNNSSSPISGSRLYRLSRGRALQGRPTSTRTTSTTTISSASAGRNNIAPIMDTVIATSSTSSTSTITDASATSSNATTVMVTASVTTSTISSTSSTNTTTIASARSSNAAPVMVTAAVTSLTPSSISITNSAPAVRSGSVPISLPIALTSIATNSVSIHTTVNSNVASATNTTNVLSSSVTASSVPMPSGMGGGSNHVDGGDALQSNEGSISSSGEVEQNPGRRWRATLPIEVDDSDADHGAGLETEVSMMDNATPPTSTCTPTTGTVMAGTQLTTTITTIAVSRPSIEHLSASITGTIELPEASVLLDLLPPNQGQMASALQTSISMTQSARLPFNHPCTFHVLMEMVRICGQSRRPALMSVCSERQWLLWRPIFEHRDIANVVNEQFLFWVQSSDGASGKQGLEAIQHHSSSGMVAVVCNVDGCQKVLRKITELPSVSEFQRLLEEALKEFQEQKRKWLALKAERDLKKEQDLAFAESLKADKEKELRKKNTKGCQCELLEEIRSEVITTEPPQQECSDEQPQQESNEGQRQENANEPPAKRLRSEGELQIAVVLPDGKRHILDVPLQNTLKDLYQQVRNLLPGEYVSASIALHCPLDRNVTRRLHESSMRIQDVGLDSNVVVRVSLNENDENRSQET from the exons ATGTCATCACTTGACAGTAGCAGTCTTTCACTGTCAGGCAGTAGCAGGGCAAGTCAGGTGCACAATGCATATAATTTCAATGTGGTTCTGCTTGACCCTGGTGTTGACAAAATTCCTCGTCGGAGCACCAGAAAAGAACTTGGAGACAATGGAAGAATTGTCCAGTTATCTTTGGCGCGGGGAGCCCAGGAATCAGCAGCAAATGAAGCGTTGGTCAGTGCCTTTCCCCTCCTTAGAGGAATGCAGAGCAG GAATGGAGATGactattttgaaattttagtcACTGACAAAACTTCAAGAAATAATTTGATCCCTGCAAATGCTCCAGATTGTGGATTTACTGCAAGGGAACTTCACAAGGTAGCAGGACAAGGCTCGCTTTATTTTCGCTTGGTTGAAGCATTCCCCAGTCAG aGCCAGAGTCCCATGCAGCAAGGTTCATCTACag GAAGACGGTCCCGTCCAGGTTTTGTGTTTCGACAATCTTATCTTTCTGGGG CAACTACCGGTAGATTTCGTGCTTTGGAGCCAGAACCAATAGGTAGAGTCTCAGGAAGTGATGCACAATTCAACATTGCATCGTCAAGCAACGCTGAAAGAAACACCACCTCTGGTGATCGATTCAGTTTCATACCCCCAAGACCATACAGTTCAAGTGGATTTGGCAGACCATCGGTGACAAGGTCCATGACTACTAGTACTGGAACAATTTCAACATCAACCAGTACATCTACCAATGGTCCAGTAGCTGGGACGAGGGCTAGGCTAGTTAGCCATCCAGGTGGAAGGGGACCATCAGGCAGTTCAAATGGAACACACACCATAAGAACTAATAATAGCAGTAGTCCTATATCTGGAAGTCGACTCTACAGACTCTCTAGGGGAAGGGCGCTTCAAGGTAGGCCAACCTCCACAAGAACCACATCAACTACCACTATTAGTAGTGCCAGTGCAGGGAGGAATAATATAGCACCGATTATGGATACAGTGATAGCTACTAGTTCCACCTCATCAACTAGCACCATTACTGACGCTAGTGCAACAAGCAGCAATGCAACAACTGTTATGGTGACAGCTTCAGTGACTACATCCACTATATCAAGCACCTCATCAACTAACACAACTACTATTGCTAGTGCAAGGAGCAGCAATGCAGCACCTGTCATGGTGACAGCTGCAGTGACTAGTTTGACCCCATCAAGCATCTCCATAACTAATTCTGCACCAGCTGTTCGATCTGGCAGTGTACCAATTAGTCTCCCTATAGCGCTAACCTCCATTGCCACAAACTCAGTCTCAATACACACCACTGTAAATAGCAATGTGGCCAGTGCGACTAACACCACCAATGTTTTGAGTTCATCAGTTACGGCCAGTAGTGTTCCAATGCCAAGTGGTATGGGAGGTGGTTCTAATCATGTGGATGGTGGAGATGCTCTCCAAAGTAATGAAGGGAGTATAAGCTCTTCAGGTGAAGTTGAACAGAACCCCGGTCGCAGATGGCGTGCAACTCTTCCAATAGAAGTTGATGACAGTGATGCCGACCATGGAGCTGGGCTTGAAACTGAAGTATCTATGATGGATAATGCTACTCCACCCACCTCAACATGCACACCTACTACTGGAACAG TAATGGCAGGGACACAGTTAACAACCACTATAACTACAATAGCTGTCTCCAGGCCATCAATTGAGCATTTAAGTGCAAGCATTACAG GCACCATAGAGTTACCAGAGGCAAGTGTGCTGCTTGATCTGTTGCCTCCAAATCAGG gCCAGATGGCAAGTGCGCTACAAACATCCATTTCAATGACACAATCTGCAAGGCTGCCATTCAATCATCCATGTACCTTCCATGTG CTCATGGAAATGGTACGTATATGTGGACAGTCACGCAGACCAGCACTAATGAGCGTCTGTAGTGAGAGACAGTGGCTTTTGTGGAG GCCCATTTTTGAACACAGAGATATTGCAAATGTGGTGAATGAGCAATTTTTGTTTTGGGTGCAATCATCAGATGGAGCTTCGGGAAAACAAG GACTAGAAGCCATACAACATCACAGCAGTTCAGGAATGGTGGCTGTAGTTTGCAATGTCGATGGTTGCCAAAAAGTTTTGCGAAAGATCACAG AGTTACCAAGTGTTTCCGAATTCCAAAGACTTCTGGAAGAAGCTTTGAAAGAATTTCAAGAACAGAAGAGGAAATG GCTGGCCTTAAAAGCAGAAAGGGATTTGAAGAAGGAACAAGATCTGGCATTTGCAGAATCTCTCAAAGCTGACAAAGAGAAG GAGCTAAGAAAAAAGAATACCAAAGGCTGCCAATGTGAACTGCTTGAAGAG ATCCGTTCAGAGGTAATAACCACAGAACCACCACAACAGGAGTGTAGTGATGAACAGCCACAGCAAGAGAGCAATGAAGGGCAACGAcaagaaaatgcaaatgaaCCACCAGCGAAGAGGCTTAGATCAGAAGGAGAGCTGCAAATTGCTGTTGTTCTTCCTGATGGCAAAAGGCATATACTGGATGTTCCATTGCAAAACACTTTGAAG GATCTATACCAACAAGTGAGAAATTTGCTTCCTGGAGAATATGTCTCAGCATCTATTGCTCTACACTGTCCACTTGACCGCAATGTTACCAGACGGCTTCATGAAAGCAGCATGCGTATACAGGACGTAGGTCTGGATTCAAATGTTGTAGTGAGAGTATCCTTaaatgaaaatgatgaaaacagATCAcaagaaacttaa